CCTGCTCCTTCGCCGTCTCTGTCTCTTCTTGATCTCGTATCACCAGTCACCGCCCGCATGATGGTGGCACGACCGGACGACACAGGGGGGCATCAGGGTGCATCGCGGGGACTTCAGGCACGTGAGATACGCCCCTCTCCTTCTCCGGTCCCACACCCTCCACTGTGCCTGCTGTCGGAGGCGTTGTCGGTGGCGTGCGGCAGGATGGGCGGGATGGATGAGCTGCCGGAGTACGCGGAGCGGGTGCTCGAGGTCGCCGAGCTGATTCCGCCGGGCCGGGTGATGACGTACGGGGATGTCGCGGAGTGGCTCGGGGAGGGCGGGCCGCGCCAGGTCGGCCGCGTGATGGCGCTGTACGGCGGTGGAGTGCCCTGGTGGCGTGTGGTGCGCTCGGACGGCACGCTGCTGCCCGGGCACGAGCTGCGGGCCCTGGCGCGGTACCGCACGGAGGGCACGCCGCTGCGCGAGGCTTCGCGCAGCGCCGAAGGCCATGTGCCACGGCTCGACATGAAGCGCGCGCGATGGGAGGGCGAAGGTGGTGCGGGCGACAGCGGTCACGTATGACAGCTTCGGCCAAGAGGCGGCGCCAAGCGAGGGCCTGTACGGCGTACGAAGACCGTAGGAGGCCTTGCTGCGCGGCCGACTCGCTGCGTCCCCGCCCCGCGTCGGCGTAGCGTCTCCAGCGCGCGGCACGAACCGCTCCATCACCACCAGCACACCCACCAGGACCGGCGATCCACGTGAGCTCCTCCTCCACCACCGGGCGTACGGCGTACCGGCAACAGGTACGGCAGGGGGTCCCCCCACGCCCGCAGGGGCGCAAGGCGAGGACCCCGGGCGCGTACCGACTGGTGCGTACCCCGCCGGGCCCGGTGGATCCCCCTCTCCTGGACGCAACTCAGCGTGCGGTGGTTGACCACGGTCACGGTCCATTGCTCGTTCTGGCAGGTCCGGGCACCGGCAAGACGACGACGCTGGTGGAGGCGGTGGCCGCGCGCGTCGCGAAGGGGGTGGATCCGGAGCGGATCCTGGTCCTCACGTTCAGCCGCAAGGCGGCGGTGGAGCTGCGGGACCGGATGGCGCTGCGGCTGGGTGGTGCGCGCGGGCCGCAGGCGACGACGTTTCACTCCTTCTGTTACGCGCTGGTCCGCGCGCACCAGGACGCGGACCTGTTCTCCGAGCCGCTGCGGCTGCTGTCGGGTCCCGAGCAGGACGTCGCCGTACGCGACATGCTGGCGGGCCAGCTCGACCTGGAGGCCGAAGGGCTGGCGCGCAATCACTGGCCGGACGAGCTGCGGGCGTGCCTCACCACGCGCGGTTTCGCGGACGAGGTACGGGCGGTGCTGGCCCGGAGCCGGGAACTGGGCCTCGGCCCCGACTCGCTGGCGCGCTTCGCGGCCCGCACCGGCCGTCCCGACTGGGGGGCGGCCGCGTCCTTCCTCGCCGAGTATCTGGACGTCCTGGACATGCAGGGGGTCCTCGACTACGCGGAACTGGTGCACCGCGCGGTGCTGCTGGCCGAACGGACCGGATCGCCGTACGACGCGGCGTACCCCTTCCCGTACGACGCGGTGTTCGTGGACGAGTACCAGGACACGGACCCGGCCCAGGTACGGCTGCTCCAGGCGCTGGCCGGACATGGCCGGACACTGGTCGCCTTCGGCGACCCGGACCAGTCGATCTACGCCTTCCGCGGCGCGGACGTGAACGGCATCCTCGACTTCCCCGACGCCTTCCGGCACGCCGACGGCAGACCCTCGCAGGTGTCGGTACTCACCACGTCGCGTCGCAGCGGGGCGGACCTGCTGGCGGCGACCCGGCTGCTGACCCGCCGGATGCCGCTGCCCCGCCTCCCGTCGGAGCAGGCCCGCGCCCACCGGGAGCCGGCGCCGGTCCGCGAGGGCGGGCGGGTGGAGACGTACACCTTCCCGACGGCGTCGACGGAACTCGACAACATCGCCGACATCCTGCGCCGCGCCCACCTGGAGGAGGGCGTCCCGTGGCACGACATGGCGGTCCTGGTCCGCGCGGGCGGCCGCACCATCCCTTCGGTCCGCCGTGCGCTGACGTCGGCAGGCGTCCCGCTGGAGATCGACGGCGACGACGTTCCGCTGCGCCACGAACCGGCGGTATCGCCCCTGCTGACGGCCCTGCGGACGGCGGCAACGGCCGCACTGCGCGGTCCGGCGGAACCGGGTGAGGGGGCTGCGGAGGCATCCGGACCCGCCGGGGCACCGTCGGTGGACGCGGACGCGGACGCGGATGCGGATGCGGATGCGGATGTGGACGCGGATGGGGACGCCGCTGCGGATGCGGCCGCGGATCCGACGCCGGGTGCCGAGGCGGCCGAAACCGGCACCCCCACCTCCTGGCTCTCCACCGAGACCGCACTCACCCTGCTCACCTCCCCTCTCGGCGGGATGGACGCCGCCGATCTCCGGCGGCTCGGCCGCGCCCTCCGGGACGAGGAGCGGGCCGGTGGCAACCGCGTACCACCGCCCTCCGACCAGCTCCTCGCCCGCGCACTCGCCGAGCCCGAGCGCCTCGTCGCGCATGACCCGGCATACGCCCGCGGCGCCCAGCGCCTCGGCGCGCTGCTGCGCAAGGCGCGCGAGCTCCTCGAAGGTGGCGGCACCGCCGAAGAGGCCCTCTGGGAGCTCTGGGACGGCACTCCCTGGCCACAGCGACTCGAGCGCGCGGCTCTCCGCGGCGGCGCGGCCGGCCGCAACGCCGACCGCGACCTCGACGCCGTCTGCGCCCTCTTCGACACGGCGGCCCGCGCCGAGGAACGCACCGGCGGACGCGGGGCCCTCAACTTCCTCGAAGAGGTCGAGGCCCAGGACATCGCCGCCGACACCCTCGCCGGGAGAAGCGTCCGCCCCGACGCCGTCCGTCTGATGACCGCCCACCGTTCCAAGGGACTCGAGTGGAGCCTGGTCGTCGTCGCCGGTGTGCAGGAGGGCCTGTGGCCGGACCTCCGCCGCCGCGGCTCGCTCCTCGAGGCCGACCGCATCGGCCACGACGGCCTCGCCGAGCCGCTCACCCCCGGCGCCCTCCTCGCCGAGGAGCGGCGGCTCTTCTACGTCGCCGCCACCCGCGCCCGCGACCGCCTCGTCGTCACCGCCGTCAAGGCCCCCGCCGACGACGGCGACCAGCCCTCCCGCTTCCTCACCGAGCTCGGTGTGGAGCCCAAGGACATCACCGGCCGCCCGCGCCGCCCCCTCGCCGTCGCCGCGCTCGTCGCCGAGCTGCGCGCCACCACCGTCGACCCGCAGGCGACGGACGCGCTGCGGGACGCCGCCGCCCGCCGCCTCGCCCGCCTCGCCGCGCTCACCGACGACGAGGGCCAGCCGCTCGTACCGGCCGCGCACCCCTACCGCTGGTGGGGCCTGTACGAGCCGACGCAGAGCGAGATCCCGCTCCGGGACCGGAACCAGCCCGTCACGCTCTCCGGCAGCGCACTGGACCAGCTCGCCAACACCTGTGCGCTCCAGTGGTTCCTCGGGCGCGAGGTGAAGGCGGACGCACCCGCCACCGCCGCCCAGGGCTTCGGCAACGTCGTCCATGTGCTCGCGGACGAGGTCGCCTCCGGACAGACCCCCGCCGACCTCGCCGTTCTCATGGAGCGCCTCGACTCCGTCTGGAACGCGCTCGTCTTCGACGCGCCCTGGAAGTCGCAGCAGGAGAAGGAGCACGCGCGCGTGGCGCTCGAACGCTTCCTGCGCTGGCACGTCATGGACCGCGGCGGCCGCGGCGGCCGTGCCCCCGCCGCCACCGAGCACGACTTCGACGTGACGCTCGAGGCGGGGGAGTACGAGGTACGGATCCGGGGCTCCATGGACCGCGTCGAGCAGGACGCCGAAGGACGCGCGTACGTCGTCGACTTCAAGACCGGCAAGCAGACACCCACCAGGGACGAGGTCGCCGCCCACCCTCAACTCGCCGTCTACCAGCTCGCGGTACGCGAAGGCGCGCTCGACGAGGCCTTCGACGGCCGGCGCCCGGAACCCGGCGGCGCCGAACTCGTACAGCTGCGCCAGCCCGCAGCCAAGAAGGACGGCGGCGACGAGCTCCCCAGGATCCAGGCCCAGGAGCCCCTGAGCGGCGCCTGGGTCGGCGATCTGCTCGCCACCGCCGCCGGACGTGTACTCGACGAGCGCTTCACCCCGTCCACCGGCCAGCACTGCACCCACTGCAGCTTCCGCGCCTCGTGCAGCGCCCAGCCCGAGGGCCGCCAGATCGTCGAGTGACAGCCGCCTGCGTTCGGCGATGTGGTCCAACTCACGTTGACTCCGTGCATCCAAATGAGGTCCGCGACAGTCGCATAAAGGTGCGATAAGCAGGATCTACAGGGAGAGACACATGGCAGCCAATAGGAAGTTCCTGGTTTCGGCGACGGTCTGTGTGGCCGCGATCGCCGGACTGGCGGGCTGCTCCAAGGACGGCACCAAGGACAACGGCACTTCTGAGGGGAAGACGAAGGAGCCGGCGGCCGCTACGTCCTCGAAGGCTCCGGTGGACCCGTTCGCCGGCCTCACGGCCGACCAGATCGGCGACAAGGCCATGACGGCCACGAAGGCGGCCCAGTCCATCCGGATGGTGGGCCAGATCAAGAGCGACGGCGAGCAGCTGACCGTCGACTTCGCGGTCGACACCAAGAGCGCCTGCGCGGGCAAGATGAGCATGGAGGGCGGGAACGCCGAGCTCCTCCAGGTCAACAAGGTCATGTACATGAAGGGCGACGAGAAGTTCTGGCGCGCCTCGATGAGCGGGGACGGCGCGTCCGGCAAGGAGACCGACAGCGTCGTCGAGCTGATGAAGGGCCGCTGGATGAAGATGCCGGCGGGCAGCTCCGGCGACATGGGCGAAGTCTGCGACCTCAAGGCCATGATCGCCGACATGGACAAGAACAAGTCGGAGCGCAAGGGCATGACCAAGGGCCCAGACGCCGAGGTCGACGGCCAGGCCACAGCGACCGTGGTGAAGAAGGCGGCCAACGGCGAGACGACGACCATGTACGTGGCCAAGGAGGGGGAGCCCTACCTGCTCAAGGTCGTCAAGGTCGGCGGCGACGAGCCCGGCACGATGGTCTTCTCCGACTACAACAAGCCGGTGAAGGCCGCGGCTCCGCCGGCCGACCAGGTCGTCGACCTGGAGAAGCTGGGCGCGGGCTCCGGCGCCTGACGCGGTTGAGGCCGAGGGGGACCACCGCTGTCAGTGGTCCCCATTAGCCTCTCTGAGGTGACCGCACGCATCACCGACCCCGAGCAGCTCAAGGAGCTCCTCGGCATCCCCTTCACCCCGGAGCAGACGGCTTGCATCACCGCGCCGCCAGCCCCGCAGGTCATCGTGGCCGGAGCCGGGTCGGGGAAGACGACTGTGATGGCGGCGCGGGTGGTGTGGCTCGTCGGGACCGGCCAGGCCGCGCCCGAGCAGGTCCTCGGTCTCACCTTCACCAACAAGGCCGCGGGCGAGCTCGCCGAGCGTGTCCGCAAGGCCCTCGTACGGGCCGGGGTGACGGACCCCGACGCCATCGATCCCGACAACCCGCCGGGCGAGCCCCGCATCTCCACGTACCACGCCTTCGCCGGACAGCTCCTCACCGACCACGGACTGCGCATAGGCCTGGAGCCGACCGCACGACTGCTCGCCGACGCCACCCGCTATCAGCTCGCCGCGCGTGTGCTGCGCGAGGCGCCGGGGCCCTACCCCTCGCTGACCAAGTCCTTCCCGTCCCTGGTCAGCGACCTGCTGGCACTGGACGCGGACCTCGCGGAGCATCTGGTACGACCCGAGCAGCTCGGCGCGTACGACTCCGAGCTGCTGAGCACGCTTCAGAGCGCCCGGCTCAGCAACGCCGAGCTGCGCAAGGTCCCCGAGGCGGCCGCCGCACGCCGTGAGCTGCTCGACCTGACCGTCCGCTACCGCGAGGCCAAACGCGCCCGCGACCTCCTCGACTTCGGTGACCAGATCGCACTCTCGGCCGAACTCGCGCTCACGCGGCCGGAGGTCGGCACCATCCTGCGGGACGAATTCCGGGTCGTCCTCCTCGATGAGTACCAGGACACGTCCGTGGCCCAACGGCTGCTGCTGTCCGGCCTGTTCGGGCAGGGCACCGGCCATGCCGTGACCGCGGTCGGCGATCCCTGCCAGGCGATCTACGGCTGGCGTGGCGCCTCCGTGGCCAACCTGGACGACTTTCCTGCCCACTTCGCGTACGCCGACGGCCGCCCCGCCACCCGCTTCTCGCTCAGCGAGAACCGCCGCAGCGGCGGCCGCCTGCTCGACCTCGCCAACGGCCTCGCCGAGCCTCTGCGCGCCATGCACGAAGGCGTCGAAGCGCTGCGGCCCGCTCCCGGAGCCGAGCGTGACGGCATCGTCCGCTGCGCCCTGCTGCCCACGCACGCGGAGGAGATCGAGTGGCTCGCCGACTCGATCGCCCACCTCGTGCGTACGGGCAAGGAGCCCGGCGAGATCGCCGTCCTGTGCCGCACGGCGGGCGATTTCGCCGAGATCCAGGGCGCGCTGGTCGCCAGGGACGTCCCGGTCGAGGTCGTCGGCCTGTCCGGGCTGCTGCACCTCCCCGAGGTCGCCGACCTGGTCGCCATGTGCGAGGTCCTGCAGGATCCGGGCGCCAACGCCTCTCTCGTACGTCTGCTCACGGGACCGCGCTGGCGGATCGGCCCGCGCGACCTGGCGCTGCTGGGCCGCCGGGCCCGGCTGCTGGTCCACCGCACCTCGTCCGAGGAGAAGGAGCCGGACGAGCGACTGGCCGCCGCCGTGGAAGGCATCGACCCGGCCGAGGTCATCTCGCTCGCCGACGCGCTCGACACATTCCTGGAGTCGGCCGGCGGGGAGGACGACGGCCTGCCCTTCTCCACACAGGCACGGGTCCGCTTCGCCCGCCTCGCCGCCGAACTGCGCGATCTGCGCCGTTCGCTTGCCGACCCTTTGATGGACGTCCTGCACCGAGTGCTGGCCACCACCGGCCTCGAGGTCGAACTCTCCGCCTCACCGCACGCCCTGGCCGCCCGCCGCCGCGAGACTCTGGCCAACTTTCTGGACACGGCGGCCGGATTCGCGGCGCTGGACGGGGAGGCGACGCTGCTCGCCTTTCTCGCCTTCCTGCGTACCGCCGCGCAGTACGAGAAGGGCCTGGACAACGCTCTGCCGGGAGGCGAGAACACCGTCAAGGTCCTGACGGCGCACAAGTCGAAGGGCCTGGAGTGGGACGTCGTGGCCATCCCGGGCCTGGTGGCCAAGCACTTCCCGAACGACCAGGCGCGCGAGGCATGGACCTCCCAGTCCAAGGTCCTCCCGCATGCGCTGCGTGGGGACGCGGCGACCCTCCCGGACGTGCCCTCCTGGGACGCGAAGGGTCTCAGGGCCTTCAAGGAGTCGATGAAGGACCACCAGCACACCGAGGAACTGCGCCTCGGCTACGTCGCGTTCACCCGCCCCCGCTCACTGCTCCTCGGCTCGGCCCACTGGTGGGGCCCGACCCAGAAGCGCCGGCGCGGCCCTTCGGCGTTCCTCCAGGCGCTGTACGACCACTGCGCGGAGGACTTCGGCGAGATCGAGGTCTGGGCGGACGAGCCGGAGGAAGACGCGGAGAACCCGGCACTGCACACGACGACGGCGTCGCAGGCCTGGCCGCTCCCTCTGGACGCCGCATCCATGACCCGCCGCCGCGCCGCGGCGGACACGGTGCTCTCCTATTTGGCCAACGGGTCGACGGGGTCCCATGAGGAACCGCCTCCGCCGGATGGGCCCGTGGACGAGCGCACGGACGCCGACGCCGTGGACCTGCCGGACTGGGACGACTGGGAGCTGGAACCGGAGCCGGAGCCGTTCCGGGAGGGCGATGACGATCACGGTCATGAGCCGGACCCGTGGCACGACACGGATGTCCCGGCCCCGAGGGACCACCCGGACT
This portion of the Streptomyces sp. NBC_01750 genome encodes:
- a CDS encoding ATP-dependent helicase, with translation MSSSSTTGRTAYRQQVRQGVPPRPQGRKARTPGAYRLVRTPPGPVDPPLLDATQRAVVDHGHGPLLVLAGPGTGKTTTLVEAVAARVAKGVDPERILVLTFSRKAAVELRDRMALRLGGARGPQATTFHSFCYALVRAHQDADLFSEPLRLLSGPEQDVAVRDMLAGQLDLEAEGLARNHWPDELRACLTTRGFADEVRAVLARSRELGLGPDSLARFAARTGRPDWGAAASFLAEYLDVLDMQGVLDYAELVHRAVLLAERTGSPYDAAYPFPYDAVFVDEYQDTDPAQVRLLQALAGHGRTLVAFGDPDQSIYAFRGADVNGILDFPDAFRHADGRPSQVSVLTTSRRSGADLLAATRLLTRRMPLPRLPSEQARAHREPAPVREGGRVETYTFPTASTELDNIADILRRAHLEEGVPWHDMAVLVRAGGRTIPSVRRALTSAGVPLEIDGDDVPLRHEPAVSPLLTALRTAATAALRGPAEPGEGAAEASGPAGAPSVDADADADADADADVDADGDAAADAAADPTPGAEAAETGTPTSWLSTETALTLLTSPLGGMDAADLRRLGRALRDEERAGGNRVPPPSDQLLARALAEPERLVAHDPAYARGAQRLGALLRKARELLEGGGTAEEALWELWDGTPWPQRLERAALRGGAAGRNADRDLDAVCALFDTAARAEERTGGRGALNFLEEVEAQDIAADTLAGRSVRPDAVRLMTAHRSKGLEWSLVVVAGVQEGLWPDLRRRGSLLEADRIGHDGLAEPLTPGALLAEERRLFYVAATRARDRLVVTAVKAPADDGDQPSRFLTELGVEPKDITGRPRRPLAVAALVAELRATTVDPQATDALRDAAARRLARLAALTDDEGQPLVPAAHPYRWWGLYEPTQSEIPLRDRNQPVTLSGSALDQLANTCALQWFLGREVKADAPATAAQGFGNVVHVLADEVASGQTPADLAVLMERLDSVWNALVFDAPWKSQQEKEHARVALERFLRWHVMDRGGRGGRAPAATEHDFDVTLEAGEYEVRIRGSMDRVEQDAEGRAYVVDFKTGKQTPTRDEVAAHPQLAVYQLAVREGALDEAFDGRRPEPGGAELVQLRQPAAKKDGGDELPRIQAQEPLSGAWVGDLLATAAGRVLDERFTPSTGQHCTHCSFRASCSAQPEGRQIVE
- a CDS encoding ATP-dependent DNA helicase, with protein sequence MTARITDPEQLKELLGIPFTPEQTACITAPPAPQVIVAGAGSGKTTVMAARVVWLVGTGQAAPEQVLGLTFTNKAAGELAERVRKALVRAGVTDPDAIDPDNPPGEPRISTYHAFAGQLLTDHGLRIGLEPTARLLADATRYQLAARVLREAPGPYPSLTKSFPSLVSDLLALDADLAEHLVRPEQLGAYDSELLSTLQSARLSNAELRKVPEAAAARRELLDLTVRYREAKRARDLLDFGDQIALSAELALTRPEVGTILRDEFRVVLLDEYQDTSVAQRLLLSGLFGQGTGHAVTAVGDPCQAIYGWRGASVANLDDFPAHFAYADGRPATRFSLSENRRSGGRLLDLANGLAEPLRAMHEGVEALRPAPGAERDGIVRCALLPTHAEEIEWLADSIAHLVRTGKEPGEIAVLCRTAGDFAEIQGALVARDVPVEVVGLSGLLHLPEVADLVAMCEVLQDPGANASLVRLLTGPRWRIGPRDLALLGRRARLLVHRTSSEEKEPDERLAAAVEGIDPAEVISLADALDTFLESAGGEDDGLPFSTQARVRFARLAAELRDLRRSLADPLMDVLHRVLATTGLEVELSASPHALAARRRETLANFLDTAAGFAALDGEATLLAFLAFLRTAAQYEKGLDNALPGGENTVKVLTAHKSKGLEWDVVAIPGLVAKHFPNDQAREAWTSQSKVLPHALRGDAATLPDVPSWDAKGLRAFKESMKDHQHTEELRLGYVAFTRPRSLLLGSAHWWGPTQKRRRGPSAFLQALYDHCAEDFGEIEVWADEPEEDAENPALHTTTASQAWPLPLDAASMTRRRAAADTVLSYLANGSTGSHEEPPPPDGPVDERTDADAVDLPDWDDWELEPEPEPFREGDDDHGHEPDPWHDTDVPAPRDHPDFAGTADEDPARGTGVAGHPVGPGLLSSGSDGVELAADRVPLSFDSDVAEPPADGPRLPPHRTDAARPPAGDGRSPARPPHPRREAGAGGVGASAPTSTTTPGGPGGPPPVSGRGGVGEIPPHPEDARTIASWDRDLDALAGELRRTRATVRDVPVPPSLSASQLLRLAADPDGFAQELARPLPRPPQPSARRGTRFHAWVESRFEELPLPMLGPDELPGGDADDPEIADERDLAALKEAFERTPYAYRTPYRVEAPFQLTLAGRVIRGRIDAVYRTDPGDTDGNGNGNGKGKGKGDRDRVDGVPQTDDVPHMYEIVDWKTSRTRTADPLQLAVYRLAWAEQHGLPLEAVGAAFVYVRSGEIVRPDALPGRAELEGILLGETAGGTAAGAR
- a CDS encoding MGMT family protein, with the protein product MDELPEYAERVLEVAELIPPGRVMTYGDVAEWLGEGGPRQVGRVMALYGGGVPWWRVVRSDGTLLPGHELRALARYRTEGTPLREASRSAEGHVPRLDMKRARWEGEGGAGDSGHV